A stretch of the Planktothricoides raciborskii GIHE-MW2 genome encodes the following:
- a CDS encoding calcium-binding protein: MVQILGQFNDTLTLGSDTIPAQDTVIGLDGSDILTTSTLGGSLLYGNRDNDSLTSRAAGNILYGGQENDRLLSLAGGSLFFGDLGDDLFEAFGGTGKDTVYGGPRDGDQTDGNDVFNFGNAGGGGNLGYGNTGNDFLSGSGLGSDTLYGGKGDDTIQVVELSSSGTAGGGTGGFVPLNTQISNIGIRTGNISGGTVSSTTGAVGVVTTSGANPPNNLGKNYLSGDLGKDLVIGLGDRDSLFGGEENDTLMLLGNIATTANNNSNTSLQGATVNLNGVPQNALLDGGNGNDSLIAFGGLRGRNTLLGGEGSDTIRNYGVQSYVDGGDGNDTLVMDNSFGVFGGSTLMGGAGDDSINVATTGGTNLLYGGVGADTLVGSNPTGNFGDTLYGGGMVNTADTSNDSLTAGARSLMFGQQGNDTLVGTGANASLYGGQGTDSLLATANSYLSGDLGNDTLNVTGSANTLLGGEGNDSLFGLNATGNILNGGAGNDVLVAGSETDTLIGGEGNDFFIGSGNADTLGGEAGRAGSDTLYGGVGADSLIGHAGFDGFYYAGNGDIRDTITAFESGTDKIYLRSTAFGNTDASGATVANLAAPGQNLRTGLDFFSVGANQNYSSLGGTFSGGSTTLPAIVFDSNAGGGGTLYWDFNGGGNANTGLTGLSVIATIQTGSVNVNDIVIF, translated from the coding sequence ATGGTTCAAATACTTGGTCAATTTAACGATACTCTGACTCTTGGGAGTGATACGATTCCAGCCCAGGACACAGTAATAGGTCTAGACGGGAGTGATATTCTCACTACATCGACTCTCGGCGGCAGCCTCCTTTACGGAAATAGAGACAACGACTCTCTAACCTCACGGGCTGCGGGAAACATTCTTTATGGAGGTCAAGAGAATGACCGCCTGCTCAGTTTAGCCGGTGGTAGCCTCTTCTTTGGGGATTTAGGGGACGATCTGTTTGAAGCCTTCGGTGGCACAGGCAAAGATACGGTCTATGGTGGCCCCCGTGACGGCGACCAAACCGATGGTAATGATGTCTTCAACTTTGGTAATGCTGGCGGTGGTGGCAACCTAGGCTATGGCAACACTGGGAATGACTTCCTGAGTGGATCTGGATTGGGCAGCGACACTCTCTACGGTGGTAAAGGCGACGACACCATCCAGGTTGTCGAACTCTCATCCTCTGGAACCGCTGGTGGTGGTACTGGCGGGTTTGTACCCTTAAATACTCAGATCAGCAATATCGGCATCCGTACCGGCAATATCTCTGGTGGTACTGTCTCTTCAACCACTGGTGCGGTCGGTGTTGTCACCACATCTGGGGCAAATCCACCCAATAACCTCGGTAAAAACTATCTCTCTGGCGACCTCGGTAAGGACTTGGTAATTGGTCTGGGCGATCGCGACAGCCTCTTTGGTGGAGAAGAAAACGATACCCTGATGCTGTTGGGTAATATCGCGACGACGGCTAATAATAATAGCAACACCTCCTTGCAAGGTGCTACTGTTAATTTGAATGGTGTACCGCAAAATGCTCTCCTAGATGGCGGCAATGGCAACGACAGCTTGATTGCCTTCGGTGGCTTACGCGGCAGAAATACCCTGCTGGGGGGTGAAGGCAGCGACACCATCCGCAACTATGGCGTCCAAAGTTATGTTGACGGCGGCGATGGAAACGACACCCTCGTGATGGATAATTCTTTCGGTGTCTTTGGTGGCAGCACCCTGATGGGTGGTGCTGGCGATGACTCCATTAACGTCGCTACTACTGGTGGCACCAACCTGCTCTACGGTGGTGTCGGCGCTGACACCTTGGTGGGTAGTAACCCAACAGGCAACTTTGGCGATACCTTATATGGTGGAGGTATGGTAAACACCGCCGACACGAGTAATGACTCATTGACTGCGGGAGCTCGCAGCTTGATGTTTGGTCAACAAGGTAATGACACTTTGGTGGGCACTGGAGCAAATGCCAGCCTCTATGGTGGTCAAGGAACCGATAGCTTATTAGCGACTGCTAATTCCTACCTGTCCGGAGATTTGGGCAATGACACCTTGAATGTTACTGGATCTGCCAATACCTTACTCGGTGGTGAAGGCAACGACTCTCTATTTGGTCTAAATGCCACTGGAAACATCCTGAACGGTGGTGCCGGAAATGATGTTCTGGTTGCTGGTAGCGAGACCGATACTCTGATTGGTGGCGAAGGAAATGACTTCTTCATCGGTAGCGGAAATGCTGACACCCTTGGTGGTGAAGCCGGTCGCGCTGGTTCTGACACCCTGTATGGTGGTGTCGGTGCTGATAGTCTGATTGGTCATGCTGGTTTCGATGGCTTCTACTATGCAGGCAACGGCGATATCCGCGATACCATAACTGCTTTTGAGTCGGGCACCGATAAGATTTACCTGCGCTCTACTGCATTCGGTAATACTGATGCATCTGGTGCCACAGTAGCTAACCTAGCTGCACCTGGACAAAACCTGCGTACTGGCTTAGACTTCTTCTCAGTTGGAGCCAACCAAAATTACAGCAGTCTCGGCGGTACATTCTCTGGCGGTTCGACTACTCTGCCAGCGATTGTCTTTGACTCCAATGCCGGTGGCGGTGGTACTCTCTACTGGGATTTCAACGGTGGTGGTAACGCGAATACTGGTTTAACTGGCTTGTCGGTGATCGCAACCATTCAAACTGGTTCTGTCAACGTCAACGACATCGTGATCTTCTAA
- the aspS gene encoding aspartate--tRNA ligase, translating into MRTHYCGQLHSEHIGETVTLCGWVDRRRDHGGVIFIDLRDRSGVVQIVSDPERTPASYADCDRLRNEYVVKITGRVSQRPEESRNPRLPSGEIEIYADRIEVLNAVHKPLPFQVSSADNESVREELRLKYRYLDLRRERMARNMQLRHQVIKSIRRFLEDQQHFMEVETPILTRSTPEGARDYLVPSRVNSGEWYALPQSPQLFKQLLMVAGCDRYYQIARCFRDEDLRADRQPEFTQLDMEMSFMSLEEILELNESLICHIFKTIKDIDIPRPFPRITYKDAMDRYGTDRPDTRYGLELVDVSDLVKDSGFKVFSGAVASGGIVKILPIPEGNAAISNVRIKPKGDLFQEAVEAGGQGLAYIRVKEDGEIDTIGAIKDNLTPEQKAELLARTQAKPGHLLLFGAGQTAIVNKTLDRLRQVIARQLGMVDQNKINLLWVTDFPMFEWNADEKRLEALHHPFTCPNPDDLADIKNARALAYDVVYNGLEIGGGSMRIYQREIQEKVFEAIGLSPEEAYNKFGFLLDAFDFGTPPHAGIAYGLDRFVMLLAGEESIRDVIAFPKTQQARCLLTGAPASVDTKQLKELHVASTYKPKS; encoded by the coding sequence ATGAGAACCCACTATTGCGGCCAACTCCATAGCGAACATATCGGAGAAACTGTCACCCTCTGTGGATGGGTAGACCGTCGCCGCGATCATGGAGGCGTTATTTTTATCGATTTGCGCGATCGCAGCGGCGTCGTTCAGATCGTCAGCGACCCCGAACGCACCCCAGCTTCATACGCCGATTGCGATCGCCTTCGCAACGAGTATGTGGTGAAAATTACAGGTCGAGTCAGCCAACGCCCCGAAGAATCCCGAAATCCCAGATTACCCAGCGGCGAAATAGAAATTTACGCCGATCGAATTGAAGTCCTCAATGCGGTTCACAAGCCTTTGCCGTTCCAAGTTTCCAGTGCTGATAATGAGTCGGTGCGCGAAGAGTTGCGCTTAAAGTATCGCTATTTGGATTTGCGCCGGGAACGGATGGCGCGGAATATGCAGCTACGTCACCAGGTGATTAAAAGTATCCGCCGGTTTTTAGAAGACCAGCAGCATTTTATGGAGGTGGAAACTCCGATTTTAACTCGTTCCACTCCCGAAGGGGCTAGGGATTATTTAGTTCCTTCACGAGTAAACTCCGGGGAATGGTATGCTTTACCACAATCACCGCAATTATTTAAACAGTTGTTGATGGTAGCCGGGTGCGATCGCTATTATCAGATTGCGCGTTGCTTCCGGGACGAAGACCTCCGCGCCGATCGCCAACCAGAATTTACCCAATTGGACATGGAAATGAGTTTCATGTCCTTGGAAGAAATCCTAGAACTCAACGAATCTTTAATTTGCCATATCTTCAAAACCATTAAAGATATCGACATCCCCCGACCTTTCCCGCGTATTACCTATAAAGACGCGATGGATCGGTATGGAACCGACCGACCGGATACCCGTTATGGTTTGGAATTAGTCGATGTTTCTGACTTAGTAAAAGACTCTGGTTTCAAAGTCTTTTCTGGGGCTGTAGCATCCGGGGGGATTGTGAAAATTTTGCCAATTCCTGAAGGCAATGCGGCGATTTCTAATGTGCGGATTAAACCCAAAGGCGACTTATTCCAAGAAGCCGTTGAAGCCGGTGGCCAAGGGTTAGCCTATATCCGGGTGAAAGAAGATGGGGAAATTGACACAATTGGCGCAATTAAAGATAACTTAACCCCGGAACAAAAAGCGGAATTGCTGGCGCGTACCCAAGCAAAACCCGGCCATTTATTATTATTTGGGGCTGGTCAAACAGCGATCGTCAATAAAACCCTAGATCGCCTGCGCCAAGTGATTGCCCGTCAACTGGGAATGGTTGACCAAAATAAAATTAACCTACTTTGGGTGACAGATTTCCCCATGTTTGAGTGGAATGCCGATGAGAAACGCCTCGAAGCATTGCACCACCCCTTTACTTGCCCCAATCCTGATGATTTGGCTGATATCAAAAACGCCAGAGCCCTAGCATATGATGTCGTCTACAACGGCCTAGAAATTGGTGGCGGTAGTATGCGGATTTACCAACGGGAAATTCAAGAAAAAGTCTTTGAGGCGATCGGATTATCCCCGGAAGAAGCCTACAACAAATTTGGCTTTTTACTGGATGCCTTTGACTTCGGCACACCCCCTCATGCGGGCATTGCCTACGGCTTAGATCGCTTCGTCATGTTATTAGCAGGCGAAGAATCAATTCGGGATGTCATCGCCTTCCCCAAAACCCAACAAGCCCGCTGCTTGTTAACAGGTGCTCCCGCTTCTGTAGACACCAAGCAATTAAAAGAATTGCACGTTGCTTCTACTTATAAACCAAAAAGTTAA
- a CDS encoding Dps family protein, with product MGINEQDRQAIAHGLSRLLADTYTLYLKTHNFHWNVTGPMFQTLHLMFEAQYNELALAVDLIAERIRALGFPAPGTYSEYAKLSSIPETPGVPNAQEMIKLLVEGQEAVVRTARSLFPLVEAVSDEPTADLLTQRMQVHEKTAWMLRSLLG from the coding sequence ATCGGCATTAATGAACAAGACCGACAGGCGATCGCTCATGGACTGTCGAGACTTTTAGCAGACACTTACACCCTATACCTAAAAACCCACAATTTCCACTGGAACGTCACTGGGCCAATGTTCCAGACCCTACATTTGATGTTTGAAGCCCAGTACAACGAACTGGCTTTAGCGGTAGACTTAATCGCCGAACGAATTCGCGCCTTGGGTTTCCCCGCCCCTGGTACTTACAGCGAATATGCCAAACTCTCCTCGATCCCGGAAACCCCAGGAGTACCCAACGCCCAAGAAATGATTAAACTCCTGGTGGAAGGACAAGAAGCGGTGGTGCGAACAGCCCGTTCCCTGTTTCCCCTTGTGGAAGCGGTCAGCGACGAACCCACCGCTGATTTACTTACCCAGCGGATGCAGGTTCACGAAAAAACCGCCTGGATGTTGAGAAGTCTTTTAGGATAA
- a CDS encoding TrpB-like pyridoxal phosphate-dependent enzyme, with protein sequence MDKSKYIIPENLMPPAWYNIQADIPVPVPPVINPGTGQPITPADLEPIFPMPLIEQEVSQERWLEIPSAVQAIYQQWRPSPLYRARRLEKALDTPAKIYYKYEGVSPAGSHKPNTAIPQAYYNKISGIKRLTTETGAGQWGSSLALAGSFFDLDIEVYMVKVSYHQKPYRRAFMESFGAKVFPSPSGETNAGRSILEKHPESTGSLGIAISEAVEKAVQSPDTKYALGSVLNHVLLHQTVIGLEALTQLEMAADYPDIIVGCTGGGSNFAGIAFPFLGKQLRGEEKAIKFVAVEPAACPTLTKGKYAYDFGDTAQLTPLVKMHTLGSGFVPLGIHAGGLRYHGMAPLLSHILELGFIEPKAYAQLGCFAAGITFAQAEGILPAPEANHAVKGAIDEALRCKEEGVSKTILFNLCGHGNFDMQAYIDYQAGKLQDYEYSPEEIAMALAGLPVVAG encoded by the coding sequence ATGGACAAGAGCAAATACATTATTCCCGAAAACCTTATGCCTCCGGCTTGGTATAACATTCAGGCGGATATTCCAGTCCCCGTTCCTCCAGTTATCAACCCAGGAACCGGGCAGCCAATTACACCTGCTGACCTCGAACCAATTTTCCCAATGCCATTAATTGAACAAGAAGTCAGCCAGGAACGTTGGCTAGAAATTCCTAGCGCGGTTCAAGCCATTTATCAACAGTGGCGACCCAGCCCCCTTTATCGGGCGCGACGATTAGAAAAAGCCCTGGATACTCCCGCGAAAATCTATTATAAATATGAAGGAGTCAGCCCTGCGGGAAGTCACAAACCCAACACCGCCATTCCCCAAGCTTACTATAATAAAATCAGCGGCATTAAGCGCCTGACCACGGAAACCGGCGCCGGACAATGGGGTTCTTCTTTAGCTTTAGCCGGTTCTTTCTTTGACCTAGACATTGAAGTCTATATGGTCAAAGTTAGCTATCACCAAAAACCCTATCGACGGGCATTTATGGAATCGTTTGGGGCGAAAGTTTTCCCCAGTCCCAGTGGCGAAACGAATGCCGGAAGATCGATTTTAGAGAAACACCCGGAAAGTACCGGCAGTTTGGGCATTGCCATTAGTGAAGCGGTAGAAAAAGCGGTGCAATCCCCTGATACCAAATATGCTTTAGGTAGCGTGCTGAATCATGTATTATTGCATCAAACAGTTATCGGTTTAGAAGCCCTAACTCAGTTAGAAATGGCTGCGGATTATCCTGATATTATTGTGGGCTGTACCGGGGGCGGCAGTAACTTCGCGGGGATTGCCTTTCCTTTCCTGGGTAAACAACTGCGGGGGGAAGAAAAAGCGATTAAATTTGTGGCGGTGGAACCGGCAGCTTGCCCCACTTTAACTAAGGGAAAATATGCTTATGATTTTGGGGATACAGCCCAGTTAACTCCTCTGGTGAAAATGCATACTTTGGGCAGTGGCTTTGTCCCCCTAGGAATTCATGCGGGGGGTTTACGTTATCACGGGATGGCACCGTTATTAAGTCATATTCTGGAGTTAGGTTTTATTGAACCAAAAGCTTATGCTCAATTGGGTTGTTTTGCTGCCGGAATTACTTTTGCCCAAGCGGAAGGAATTCTACCGGCGCCCGAAGCAAATCACGCAGTAAAAGGGGCGATCGATGAAGCTTTACGTTGTAAGGAAGAGGGGGTGAGTAAGACTATTTTATTTAATCTCTGTGGTCATGGTAATTTTGATATGCAGGCTTATATAGATTATCAAGCCGGTAAGTTACAAGACTATGAATATAGTCCTGAAGAAATAGCGATGGCGTTAGCTGGTTTGCCGGTGGTTGCTGGGTAG
- a CDS encoding chemotaxis protein CheB, translating to MSIKADNTPPSNSDNSHSSADADGFVVVGIGTSAGGLSALEEFFQYIPVGIQAAFVVIQHLSPNFKSLMKELLERKTQLPVYEIADGITLEAGAIYVMPGKINVTIEDGKFSLVNLGLKRDTFPINLCFKSIAKSYKSKAIAVLLSGTGSDGTEGLEAISQAGGIAMIQSPESAEFTGMSQNALPTGLVDEILSPEDLAQTIAEIVRIANQITLANYQKHSIESVQLNKLIRVLEIQEKIDFSLYKTGTLTRRIYHRCSLNGYSSVEDYIAYLENSEDERQLLIQDLLINSTQFFRDPEAWTFIENQVLPSMIENLPPQRELRIWVAGCATGEEAYTIAMLVDEAITKSKKPIMSKIFATDIDTNALEFASEGIYPHSIVREISRERLEKYFIEKSDHFVVKPHLRKRLIIAPQNLIKNAGFFGMNLILCRNVLIYMQTPLQMQVLRMLHFSLGSQGILFLGSAEILGSLESEFISIHPKWKIYQKRRDIQLSILPIVKTPILMPETVPQRLKPSPNRFDPILEDIFQFCFGDRRTTCLLVDMDNYLIHTFYDGFQLLKFPVGKPSLEISSLLPQPLQLPLTTALHRAKREKNPVLYTGIKINQEDDQIRMIRLKVAYHQKNPKSEAFLMVVFEEEVPFPAGEAYDLDFELDADAIQHIQELQYELQQTRENLQVIIEELETTNEEQQAANEEQIVSNEELQSTNEELHSVNEELYTVNIEYQSKIQALTELNNDMDNLLQTTNIGVVFLDQNLKIRKFTPPATKAINLLESDLQRPIAHLSCNFSSVKLIDILNEALTNEQTVNQEVTLDGTGEHLLMRIHPYLSERDECEGLVITFIDITEIKQAQANLEHLYAELQQAEAKLRQSSQQIQLITNALPVWISYVDDLGCYRFNNATYELWFGRSAAETEGLHLQEVLGEEIYHQIQGYIQAALAGETINFDMEWPIPNLGKRWVQVSYIPHLLNANQAQGFFALIGDISDRKGMEKIKDEFVSVISHELRTPLTAIQGSLKLLSSKMVALDSERGQHLINMASENTQRLVNFINDVLDLERLQSFRTRLNKEMVQAAELMRQSVQQIQPLADAAAISLTVVPQDIEFYADGDRLIRVMVNLLSNAIKFSDPGTSINFVVEQIQSNHPSEAIADMAPTAGNYAWVLFKVQDRGRGIPIDKINTIFESFYQVDSSDARQKDGSGLGLAICRHIVELHGGKISVESQINAGSTFYFSIPLIQNNQKHPETR from the coding sequence ATGTCAATAAAAGCAGATAATACCCCCCCATCTAATTCCGATAATTCCCACTCATCTGCGGATGCTGATGGTTTTGTGGTGGTGGGAATTGGCACTTCTGCCGGAGGACTTTCGGCGTTAGAAGAATTTTTCCAATACATCCCTGTGGGCATTCAAGCGGCATTTGTGGTTATTCAACATTTATCGCCGAATTTTAAGAGTCTGATGAAAGAATTGCTGGAGCGAAAAACCCAGCTACCTGTTTATGAAATTGCCGACGGAATTACCCTAGAAGCGGGGGCAATTTATGTGATGCCGGGGAAGATAAATGTCACCATTGAAGATGGAAAATTTTCTTTGGTAAATCTTGGTTTAAAACGGGATACATTTCCGATTAATTTATGCTTTAAATCTATTGCCAAAAGTTATAAAAGTAAAGCGATCGCTGTTCTCTTATCGGGGACCGGCAGCGATGGGACGGAAGGATTAGAAGCCATTTCCCAGGCAGGAGGAATCGCGATGATCCAGTCCCCGGAAAGCGCCGAATTTACCGGGATGAGTCAAAATGCTTTGCCCACAGGTTTAGTTGATGAGATTTTATCTCCCGAAGATTTAGCCCAGACGATCGCAGAAATCGTGAGAATTGCCAACCAGATTACTTTAGCTAATTACCAAAAACATAGCATTGAATCTGTCCAACTTAATAAACTGATTCGGGTTTTGGAAATTCAGGAGAAAATCGATTTTTCTCTGTACAAAACTGGCACCTTAACCCGACGGATTTACCATCGCTGTTCTTTAAACGGGTATTCATCAGTTGAGGATTATATTGCATATCTGGAAAATTCCGAGGATGAGCGCCAGCTATTGATCCAAGATTTATTGATTAATTCGACGCAATTTTTCCGCGACCCGGAAGCCTGGACATTTATCGAAAATCAGGTGTTGCCGTCGATGATCGAAAATTTGCCACCGCAGCGAGAATTAAGAATCTGGGTGGCGGGTTGTGCGACGGGAGAGGAAGCCTATACGATCGCCATGTTGGTGGATGAAGCGATCACCAAAAGCAAGAAACCGATCATGTCTAAGATTTTTGCCACGGATATCGACACCAACGCTTTAGAATTTGCGTCTGAAGGAATCTATCCTCATTCGATTGTCAGGGAAATTTCCCGAGAGCGACTGGAAAAATATTTTATCGAAAAGTCCGATCATTTCGTGGTTAAACCGCACCTCCGCAAGCGCTTGATTATTGCGCCCCAGAATTTAATCAAAAATGCTGGATTTTTCGGCATGAACTTAATTTTGTGCCGGAATGTGTTGATTTATATGCAGACACCCTTGCAAATGCAGGTGCTGCGGATGCTGCATTTTTCCTTAGGCAGTCAAGGAATCTTATTCCTCGGTAGTGCGGAAATTCTCGGCAGCCTGGAATCGGAGTTTATTTCGATTCATCCCAAGTGGAAAATCTATCAAAAGCGCCGAGACATTCAACTCTCGATTTTGCCGATTGTGAAGACGCCGATTTTAATGCCAGAAACCGTGCCTCAAAGGTTGAAACCAAGCCCAAATAGATTTGATCCAATCCTAGAAGATATTTTTCAATTCTGTTTTGGCGATCGCCGCACCACCTGTCTGTTGGTAGATATGGATAACTATTTGATTCATACCTTTTATGATGGGTTTCAACTGCTCAAGTTTCCCGTCGGCAAACCAAGTTTAGAGATTAGCTCCCTCTTACCCCAGCCTTTACAATTACCACTGACCACCGCTTTACACCGGGCAAAAAGAGAAAAAAATCCGGTGCTGTACACGGGCATTAAAATTAATCAAGAGGATGATCAGATCCGCATGATTAGACTCAAAGTCGCATATCACCAAAAAAACCCCAAAAGCGAAGCATTTTTGATGGTGGTGTTTGAAGAGGAAGTGCCATTTCCGGCAGGGGAAGCATATGATTTAGATTTTGAGTTAGATGCGGATGCGATTCAGCATATTCAGGAATTGCAATATGAACTTCAGCAAACTCGCGAAAATCTTCAGGTGATTATTGAAGAGTTGGAAACCACCAACGAAGAACAGCAAGCCGCCAATGAAGAACAAATCGTCTCTAATGAGGAACTGCAAAGCACTAACGAAGAACTGCATTCGGTGAATGAAGAACTTTATACGGTAAACATCGAGTATCAGTCAAAGATTCAGGCATTAACCGAACTGAACAATGATATGGATAATCTGCTGCAAACCACGAATATTGGCGTGGTCTTCTTGGATCAAAACCTAAAAATTCGTAAATTTACTCCCCCTGCCACCAAAGCGATTAATCTGCTGGAGTCGGATCTGCAACGCCCGATCGCCCACTTGTCCTGTAATTTCTCCTCGGTCAAACTAATAGATATTCTGAACGAAGCATTGACCAATGAACAAACCGTTAACCAGGAGGTGACTCTTGATGGGACTGGGGAGCATTTACTGATGCGAATTCATCCCTATTTGAGTGAGCGCGATGAATGCGAAGGCTTGGTGATCACCTTTATCGACATCACCGAGATTAAGCAAGCCCAAGCTAATTTAGAACATCTCTATGCGGAACTCCAACAAGCTGAAGCAAAATTGCGCCAAAGTTCCCAACAAATACAACTGATTACTAATGCGTTGCCTGTTTGGATTTCTTATGTAGATGATTTGGGCTGCTATCGCTTTAATAATGCGACTTATGAACTCTGGTTCGGGCGATCGGCGGCGGAAACTGAGGGACTGCATCTGCAAGAGGTACTCGGTGAAGAGATTTATCACCAAATTCAGGGTTATATTCAAGCCGCCCTGGCCGGTGAAACTATCAACTTTGATATGGAATGGCCGATTCCCAATTTGGGCAAGCGTTGGGTACAAGTGAGTTATATTCCTCATCTATTGAACGCGAATCAAGCCCAAGGGTTTTTTGCGTTGATTGGGGATATTAGCGATCGCAAAGGTATGGAAAAAATCAAAGATGAATTCGTTTCAGTGATCAGCCATGAACTGCGTACCCCATTGACAGCAATTCAAGGATCTTTGAAGCTGTTATCCAGTAAAATGGTAGCTCTGGACTCGGAGCGGGGTCAGCATTTAATTAATATGGCCAGTGAGAATACCCAACGTTTAGTCAACTTTATTAACGATGTTCTCGACTTAGAACGGCTGCAATCGTTCAGAACTCGTTTAAACAAAGAAATGGTACAAGCTGCTGAACTGATGCGCCAATCAGTTCAGCAGATTCAGCCTCTGGCCGATGCTGCGGCAATTTCCCTCACTGTAGTTCCCCAAGATATAGAATTTTATGCCGATGGCGATCGCTTAATTCGGGTAATGGTCAACCTGCTCAGTAATGCCATCAAATTTTCCGATCCTGGCACCTCAATTAATTTTGTGGTAGAACAGATTCAGTCCAATCACCCAAGTGAAGCAATCGCTGATATGGCGCCTACTGCGGGCAATTATGCCTGGGTTTTATTCAAAGTTCAAGATCGTGGACGAGGAATTCCCATTGACAAAATTAATACAATTTTTGAATCTTTTTATCAAGTCGATTCTTCCGATGCTCGACAAAAAGACGGTTCTGGTTTAGGATTAGCGATTTGTCGGCATATTGTCGAACTACATGGCGGCAAAATCTCGGTAGAAAGCCAAATCAATGCGGGCAGCACTTTTTACTTCTCAATTCCTTTAATTCAAAATAACCAGAAACACCCAGAAACACGATGA
- a CDS encoding response regulator encodes MSNQIVTSRRILSIEDESSIQELITIYLEEMAGWEVLQASNGLDGLALAKNEKPDAILLDVMIPELDGIEIFRRLQADPKTQDIPVLFVTSKLKLKDPKNLLDLSQVKIVSKPFDFEHLANQIEEELEKINQNNQANVGVT; translated from the coding sequence ATGAGTAATCAAATTGTAACATCTAGACGGATTTTAAGCATTGAAGATGAAAGTTCAATTCAAGAGCTGATTACCATCTATTTAGAGGAAATGGCCGGATGGGAAGTCTTACAAGCGAGTAACGGCCTAGATGGTTTAGCCTTGGCTAAAAACGAAAAACCCGATGCTATTTTGCTCGATGTGATGATACCCGAACTTGATGGCATTGAAATTTTCCGCCGCTTACAAGCGGATCCAAAAACCCAGGATATTCCCGTCTTGTTTGTCACGTCCAAACTCAAGCTTAAAGATCCGAAAAATTTGCTCGATTTGAGTCAAGTCAAAATTGTTTCCAAGCCTTTTGATTTTGAACATTTAGCGAATCAGATTGAAGAAGAATTAGAAAA